The following proteins come from a genomic window of Methanobrevibacter olleyae:
- a CDS encoding acyltransferase — translation MPSFLNLRGTNNDSKDPRLIREGIKLGVNYKRFSKEPVLGKNILLRSNTIIYNDVIIGDDFRTGHNVVVRDHTKIGDDVLIGTNTVIEGGCVIGNNVSIQSNVYIPRNSIIEDNVFVGPCACFTNDRYPVRVEYELKGPQLRKGCSVGGNTTFLSNIEVGEGAIVAAGAVVTRSVPSYYLAIGTPAKIKPLPTSLRVPNMI, via the coding sequence ATGCCTAGTTTTTTAAATTTACGTGGAACTAATAATGACTCTAAAGATCCTAGATTAATAAGGGAAGGGATTAAATTAGGGGTTAATTATAAAAGATTTAGTAAAGAGCCTGTTTTAGGTAAAAATATTTTACTCAGATCTAATACTATCATCTATAATGATGTAATCATTGGAGATGATTTTAGAACTGGACATAATGTTGTTGTAAGAGATCATACTAAAATTGGGGATGATGTATTAATAGGCACAAATACTGTTATTGAAGGAGGGTGTGTAATTGGAAATAATGTAAGTATCCAATCTAATGTATACATTCCAAGAAACAGTATTATTGAGGATAATGTATTTGTTGGTCCTTGTGCTTGTTTTACAAATGATAGATATCCTGTTAGAGTTGAATATGAGTTAAAAGGTCCTCAATTAAGAAAAGGATGTTCTGTTGGTGGAAATACAACATTTTTATCCAATATTGAAGTTGGTGAAGGAGCTATTGTAGCTGCAGGTGCAGTTGTAACTCGTAGTGTACCTTCTTATTACTTAGCTATTGGTACTCCAGCTAAAATTAAACCATTACCTACTTCTTTAAGAGTTCCAAACATGATATAG